In Lysobacter luteus, a single window of DNA contains:
- a CDS encoding type III pantothenate kinase, whose product MSGWVFDLGNTRLKAAPVDDDGRLGPVLAITHRGTDLGAEIERRLPASIGTATVASVAGEPLRVALLDALTRRARRISLATTTSRWDGLRVAYADPSQLGVDRFLAMLGACAAGSGAVLVCGVGTAITIDLVDADGRHRGGRIAPSPDLMREALHDRVPQLAPVGGTYHAFADDTDDALASGCQGAAIGLVEQSLASAARLLGETPRLVLHGGGAAALAPRLPAGDLHPDLVLEGLARWIRPASAVVPAPGAA is encoded by the coding sequence ATGAGCGGCTGGGTGTTCGACCTCGGCAACACGCGCCTGAAGGCGGCGCCAGTCGACGACGACGGCCGGCTCGGCCCGGTGCTGGCGATCACCCATCGCGGCACGGACCTGGGCGCCGAGATAGAGCGCCGACTGCCGGCTTCGATCGGCACCGCGACCGTGGCCAGCGTCGCCGGCGAACCGCTGCGGGTCGCGCTGCTGGACGCCCTGACGCGGCGTGCGCGGCGGATCTCGCTGGCAACCACGACCAGCCGGTGGGACGGTCTGCGGGTCGCGTACGCCGACCCGTCGCAGCTCGGCGTCGACCGCTTCCTGGCGATGCTCGGGGCCTGCGCCGCCGGGTCCGGCGCGGTGCTGGTCTGCGGGGTCGGCACTGCGATCACGATCGACCTGGTGGATGCCGACGGTCGCCATCGCGGGGGTCGCATCGCGCCATCGCCGGACCTGATGCGCGAGGCCCTGCACGACCGCGTGCCGCAGCTGGCGCCGGTCGGTGGTACGTACCACGCGTTCGCCGACGACACCGACGATGCGCTGGCATCGGGGTGCCAGGGCGCCGCCATCGGGCTGGTCGAACAAAGCCTCGCGTCCGCCGCGCGTTTGCTCGGCGAAACTCCGCGGCTGGTGCTGCACGGCGGCGGGGCGGCGGCCCTCGCACCGCGCCTGCCTGCCGGCGACCTGCACCCGGATCTGGTGCTGGAAGGCCTCGCGCGCTGGATACGCCCGGCAAGCGCGGTCGTGCCGGCC